One window of Catonella massiliensis genomic DNA carries:
- a CDS encoding sensor histidine kinase, which yields MKSERFKTELITNVSHDIKTPLTSIINYTDLLKKENIETEPVKGYIEVLDRQSERLKKLITDLLEASKASSGNIKLDIAEVDAGLMLEQVYGEYQNKFEKAGLTGIVTKPSETVFIKADANHLFRVFDNILGNVVKYAQPGTRVYIDLTQNDETITISFKNISKEKLNITGEELMERFVRDDRSRNTEGSGLGLSIAKSLANLMGGKLEIVIDGDLFKVEVRFNNQGRI from the coding sequence ATGAAGAGTGAGAGATTTAAGACTGAATTGATTACTAATGTTTCACATGATATAAAGACTCCGCTTACTTCAATCATAAACTATACAGATCTGTTAAAGAAAGAGAATATAGAAACGGAGCCTGTTAAGGGCTATATCGAGGTACTTGACAGACAGTCGGAAAGGCTTAAAAAGCTGATAACTGACCTCCTTGAAGCCTCCAAGGCCTCTTCAGGTAATATAAAGCTGGATATTGCAGAAGTAGATGCAGGACTAATGCTTGAACAGGTATACGGAGAGTATCAGAACAAATTTGAAAAAGCAGGCCTTACAGGGATAGTTACCAAGCCTTCTGAAACAGTTTTTATAAAGGCAGATGCAAATCATCTTTTCAGAGTTTTTGATAATATCCTTGGCAATGTAGTAAAATACGCACAGCCTGGCACAAGGGTGTATATAGATCTTACCCAAAATGACGAAACAATAACAATATCATTTAAGAATATTTCAAAGGAAAAGCTGAATATAACAGGAGAGGAGCTTATGGAACGCTTTGTAAGGGACGACAGGTCTAGAAATACTGAGGGAAGCGGACTGGGGCTTTCCATAGCCAAAAGCCTTGCAAATCTGATGGGTGGGAAACTTGAGATTGTGATAGATGGTGATTTGTTTAAGGTAGAGGTTAGATTTAATAACCAAGGTAGAATTTAA
- a CDS encoding helix-turn-helix domain-containing protein, with product MISYEKFWETLKAKNISQYKLSVYYGVSNSQISRIKKGDYISTATLENLCRILNCRVEDIITYVPDKTAAASSLDAVAEQEETSYENDK from the coding sequence ATGATAAGTTATGAAAAGTTTTGGGAGACATTAAAAGCTAAAAATATTTCTCAATATAAACTTTCTGTCTACTACGGTGTAAGCAACTCACAAATAAGCCGAATAAAAAAAGGTGATTACATATCAACCGCTACTTTAGAGAATTTGTGTAGGATTCTGAATTGCAGGGTTGAGGACATAATTACCTATGTTCCAGACAAAACTGCCGCCGCTTCTTCATTAGATGCAGTTGCAGAACAGGAAGAAACCTCTTATGAAAATGATAAATAA
- the ispE gene encoding 4-(cytidine 5'-diphospho)-2-C-methyl-D-erythritol kinase, with amino-acid sequence MDRVYEKAYGKINLSLDVLGRRKDGYHDVSMVMQTVYIYDVITLSKLEGKDEIVLTTDVEGLPTGEGNIVYKAIKLIKEEYGIDTGVSAHIEKHLPIAAGMGGGSADAAAALRGMNRLFELGLKSERLEELGVRLGADVPFLIKGGIALAEGIGEKLTALPAFPECSLVIVKPNVSVSTKEVYEAFDSLTEVVHPNIKKLTDSLGKEDLRYIVKLLGNVLEDVTIKRHGIIDEIKKLLVESGAVFSMMTGSGPTVFGIFENEEKAVMAGKRLSEIGGFELVEVTRCQGLE; translated from the coding sequence ATGGATAGAGTTTATGAAAAGGCCTATGGCAAGATAAACCTAAGCCTCGATGTACTTGGGCGGAGGAAAGACGGTTACCACGATGTAAGTATGGTAATGCAGACTGTATACATTTATGATGTGATTACTCTAAGTAAGCTTGAGGGGAAGGATGAGATAGTCCTTACTACAGATGTAGAAGGTCTCCCTACTGGGGAAGGCAACATTGTATACAAGGCAATAAAGTTAATTAAAGAGGAATACGGGATTGATACAGGAGTAAGTGCCCACATAGAAAAGCACCTTCCCATAGCAGCAGGCATGGGAGGTGGAAGTGCAGATGCGGCTGCTGCTCTAAGAGGGATGAACAGACTTTTTGAACTGGGACTTAAGAGTGAAAGGCTTGAAGAGCTTGGAGTAAGGCTTGGGGCTGATGTTCCCTTTCTTATAAAGGGAGGAATCGCACTTGCGGAGGGGATTGGTGAGAAGTTAACGGCACTACCTGCTTTCCCTGAATGCAGCCTCGTTATAGTAAAGCCCAATGTTTCGGTGTCTACTAAGGAAGTGTATGAAGCCTTTGACAGCTTGACGGAAGTGGTTCATCCTAATATAAAGAAACTAACTGACTCCCTTGGTAAAGAGGATTTAAGGTATATAGTTAAGCTTTTAGGAAATGTGCTTGAGGATGTAACTATTAAAAGACATGGAATAATTGATGAAATAAAGAAATTATTAGTTGAAAGTGGGGCTGTATTCTCCATGATGACAGGAAGCGGCCCTACAGTATTTGGAATATTTGAAAATGAAGAGAAGGCGGTAATGGCGGGGAAAAGGCTAAGTGAGATAGGTGGCTTTGAACTTGTAGAGGTTACAAGATGTCAGGGCTTAGAGTAA
- a CDS encoding GntR family transcriptional regulator: MDKYVLNESELPLRDVVFRTLRRQILMGELKPGERLMEVKLTKKLGVSRTPVREAIHMLEIEGLAKVVPRRGASVSDITEEDLQDVLDVRCALEELAVELACARRSEEDIFNIKKAARAFVDATKTGSISEMAEKDVAFHNCIFSATGNKRLIQLVGNLSERMYRYRIEYLKNKGVYEGLIKEHSDIIRYIEGNAPSEARGAIRRHITNQVEKVSLEIKAGKEKK; encoded by the coding sequence ATGGATAAATATGTATTAAATGAGTCTGAACTTCCTTTAAGAGATGTTGTTTTTCGTACCCTTAGAAGGCAGATTCTTATGGGTGAGTTAAAGCCGGGTGAAAGGCTGATGGAGGTTAAACTGACAAAGAAGCTTGGAGTAAGCAGAACTCCGGTAAGAGAAGCAATTCACATGCTTGAAATAGAAGGACTTGCCAAGGTAGTGCCAAGAAGGGGTGCTTCGGTAAGTGATATAACCGAAGAGGACCTGCAGGATGTACTTGATGTGAGATGTGCCCTTGAGGAGCTTGCGGTCGAGCTTGCCTGCGCAAGAAGAAGTGAAGAGGATATTTTCAATATAAAGAAGGCGGCAAGGGCCTTTGTGGACGCTACAAAGACGGGAAGTATTTCTGAAATGGCTGAAAAAGATGTAGCATTTCACAACTGTATATTTTCAGCTACAGGCAATAAGCGCCTGATTCAGCTTGTGGGCAATCTCTCAGAGAGAATGTACAGATACAGGATAGAATACCTTAAGAATAAGGGTGTATATGAGGGGTTAATCAAAGAACACAGCGATATTATCCGCTATATAGAGGGGAATGCTCCGTCTGAGGCCAGAGGAGCAATTAGAAGACATATCACCAATCAGGTTGAAAAGGTAAGCCTTGAAATAAAGGCAGGAAAGGAAAAGAAGTAG
- a CDS encoding D-alanine--D-alanine ligase family protein: MKKRLAVIIGGRSSEHEVSLVSGASVIEAIDTDKYDVKIIVISKEGEWLLVPDVETVKSGAWKESKVKAVISPDTKDKALLVFNEDGKVEKLTLDVVFPVLHGLYGEDGTIQGLFEMAGIPYVGCGVIASAVGMDKWYTKEVVHTTGIRQARFVPVYRNELSDMDKVVEKIEKAYPYPYFVKPSNAGSSKGVSKASDREGLKKALTLAAEHDRKILVEETIVGRELECAVLGGYDAKASGIGEILPAAEFYDFDAKYNNAESKTVISPTLPEGKTEEIRSAAVKIFKALDGYGLSRVDFFLEKDTNEVVFNEINTLPGFTAISMYPMLWNEQGIDKKALVEELISLALRRYEK; this comes from the coding sequence ATGAAAAAGAGGCTGGCAGTAATAATAGGTGGACGTTCAAGTGAGCATGAGGTTTCTCTTGTAAGTGGAGCAAGCGTAATAGAAGCTATTGATACAGATAAATATGATGTTAAGATTATTGTAATAAGTAAAGAGGGTGAGTGGCTTCTTGTGCCGGATGTAGAGACAGTTAAAAGTGGCGCCTGGAAAGAAAGTAAGGTAAAGGCGGTTATCTCTCCCGATACAAAGGACAAGGCTTTACTTGTATTTAATGAAGATGGTAAGGTGGAGAAACTTACTCTGGATGTGGTTTTTCCTGTTCTTCATGGACTTTATGGAGAGGATGGCACGATACAGGGACTTTTTGAAATGGCAGGCATACCTTATGTAGGCTGTGGTGTAATAGCATCTGCTGTAGGCATGGATAAATGGTATACTAAAGAAGTAGTACATACTACAGGAATAAGACAGGCTCGCTTTGTGCCTGTGTACAGGAATGAGCTCTCCGATATGGATAAGGTAGTAGAAAAAATAGAGAAGGCATATCCATATCCTTACTTTGTAAAGCCTTCAAATGCAGGCTCTTCAAAGGGAGTTAGCAAGGCCTCTGACAGGGAGGGTCTCAAGAAGGCTCTGACCTTGGCGGCAGAACATGACAGAAAAATCCTTGTTGAAGAGACTATAGTGGGAAGAGAGCTCGAATGTGCAGTCCTTGGAGGATATGATGCAAAGGCAAGCGGGATAGGTGAGATACTGCCGGCCGCTGAGTTCTATGACTTTGATGCAAAGTACAACAATGCCGAGTCAAAGACAGTGATTTCTCCAACTCTTCCTGAGGGAAAGACGGAGGAGATAAGAAGTGCAGCTGTTAAAATATTTAAGGCTCTTGACGGATACGGCCTTTCAAGGGTAGATTTCTTCCTTGAAAAGGATACCAATGAAGTTGTGTTTAATGAGATAAATACTCTTCCGGGATTTACTGCAATCAGCATGTATCCTATGCTCTGGAATGAGCAGGGAATTGACAAGAAAGCCCTCGTTGAAGAGCTTATCAGTTTGGCACTTAGGAGATATGAAAAATAG
- a CDS encoding DUF1934 domain-containing protein yields the protein MNKKVKVSLSSYQDTESGVEEFRVSAPGTYSLINDRHFIKYEEKTDDDAINKVLLKFDNNFLEMTKSGEVRSTLTFTEGENTEGYYKTPYGTFLIETDTKKLDVRIGKKNIFVNLEYGLYIDGEFVADCKMYIEILF from the coding sequence ATGAATAAAAAGGTGAAGGTCAGCCTGTCATCATATCAGGATACAGAGTCCGGGGTGGAAGAATTCAGAGTTTCTGCCCCTGGCACCTACAGTCTGATAAATGACAGGCATTTTATAAAATATGAAGAAAAAACTGATGATGATGCCATAAACAAGGTGTTGCTAAAGTTTGATAATAATTTCCTTGAAATGACCAAATCAGGTGAGGTAAGGAGCACCCTGACTTTTACTGAGGGAGAAAATACTGAAGGCTATTATAAAACCCCTTATGGTACATTTTTAATTGAAACAGATACAAAGAAACTGGATGTAAGGATAGGTAAAAAAAATATATTTGTAAATCTTGAATACGGGCTTTATATAGACGGTGAATTTGTAGCGGACTGTAAGATGTATATAGAGATTTTGTTTTAA